The following are from one region of the Ascaphus truei isolate aAscTru1 unplaced genomic scaffold, aAscTru1.hap1 HAP1_SCAFFOLD_2976, whole genome shotgun sequence genome:
- the LOC142483126 gene encoding uncharacterized protein LOC142483126, whose protein sequence is MSLMGDLGDMEDSDLLDFLLDERFPCEDLLGGYESEAPEWWPLEKEMLIDPEDFLSELLGSSSSLSSSPPASDSGISEDQAALPSPGTWDPSPLHSPNIMQSDHNYSLLQESDGGVLQSVRSETCEGDVLIDLGIYVQNSDRELGDPISLCMEEEEEEDDEEEEVYITQQVYVRLEGYAVCAGGGVYNTAGICEVRGTRCVCRRRRCI, encoded by the exons ATGTCCCTCATGGGAGACCTTGGTGACATGGAGGATTCTGACCTCTTGGATTTCCTACTGGACGAGAGATTCCCCTGCGAGGACCTTCTGGGTGGTTACGAGTCGGAAGCCCCAGAGTGGTGGCCACTGgagaaagag ATGCTGATTGACCCGGAGGACTTCTTGAGTGAGCTCTTAGGGAGCAGCTCCTCCCTGAGCAGCTCCCCCCCTGCCAGTGACAGTGGTATCTCCGAGGATCAGgctgccctcccctcccctggGACTTGGGACCCTTCCCCTCTCCACAGCCCCAATATCATGCAGAGCGACCACAACTACTCCCTCCTGCAGGAGAGCGATGGGGGCGTCCTGCAGAGCGTGCGCTCCGAGACCTGCGAGGGGGACGTGCTCATAGATCTGG GTATCTATGTCCAGAACTCTGACCGTGAGCTTGGAGACCCGATCTCTCTGtgcatggaggaggaggaggaggaggacgatgaggaggaggaggtgtatataacacagcaggtatatgtgaggttagagggatacgctgtgtgtgcaggaggaggcgtatataacacagcaggtatatgtgaggttagagggacacgctgtgtgtgcaggaggaggaggtgtatataa